One stretch of Lacrimispora sphenoides DNA includes these proteins:
- the spoIIIAC gene encoding stage III sporulation protein AC: MGVNLIFKIAAVGILVSVICQVLKHSGREEQAFLTSLAGLILVLFWLVPYIYQLFESIKNLFAL; the protein is encoded by the coding sequence ATGGGAGTCAATTTGATTTTTAAAATTGCAGCAGTTGGAATCCTGGTTTCCGTCATCTGCCAGGTTTTAAAACACAGCGGACGGGAAGAACAGGCATTCTTAACAAGCCTTGCGGGGCTGATCCTGGTACTGTTCTGGCTGGTGCCTTATATTTATCAGTTATTTGAATCCATTAAAAATCTGTTTGCATTGTAG
- the spoIIIAD gene encoding stage III sporulation protein AD: protein MTVVTIAITGIVAVLLAVSLKGMKGEYGTYLVMAAGFFIFFYGMGKLTTILDTMKEIQTYIKINSVYLTTLVKMIGITYIAEFAAGICKDAGYGAVGTQIEIFGKLSVLAVSMPILLALIETLQVFLS, encoded by the coding sequence ATGACCGTAGTGACCATAGCCATAACAGGAATCGTTGCAGTGCTTTTAGCGGTTTCGTTAAAGGGGATGAAGGGGGAATATGGGACCTATCTGGTCATGGCGGCGGGCTTTTTTATCTTCTTTTACGGCATGGGAAAGCTCACCACCATTCTGGATACGATGAAGGAAATCCAGACCTATATTAAGATTAACAGCGTCTATTTAACCACATTGGTAAAGATGATAGGAATTACCTATATCGCAGAATTTGCCGCGGGGATATGCAAGGATGCCGGATATGGAGCCGTAGGGACTCAGATCGAAATATTTGGAAAGCTTTCCGTTCTGGCGGTCAGCATGCCCATTCTCCTTGCGCTGATCGAGACACTGCAGGTATTTTTATCATGA
- a CDS encoding DUF3877 family protein: MQYRALEQMLINSIKEVQIKLGYEKEPIRFYYPERALVNILKIHEGSPQETRAAMEGFKEYVKERLGDIRITKSQERFCFEIPQEGIEYVYYHKKDNGFLKEFIETVEKPNTTLDEILKVFHKFADGKVICIKSQEEDFDYIIFFEDSSIDNYRYYIKFHRNHATYHRFLSEDAADMGI; encoded by the coding sequence ATGCAATATCGTGCACTAGAGCAGATGCTCATTAATTCCATAAAAGAAGTACAGATAAAATTAGGATACGAAAAAGAACCAATTCGCTTCTATTACCCAGAACGTGCTCTGGTGAACATCCTGAAAATCCACGAAGGCTCTCCACAGGAAACAAGAGCAGCCATGGAAGGTTTTAAGGAATATGTGAAGGAGCGACTGGGAGACATCAGGATCACAAAAAGTCAGGAACGCTTTTGCTTTGAGATTCCCCAGGAAGGTATTGAATACGTATATTACCATAAAAAAGACAATGGCTTCTTAAAAGAATTCATTGAAACCGTGGAAAAACCCAATACGACCCTGGATGAGATCCTGAAAGTTTTTCATAAATTCGCCGACGGTAAGGTTATCTGTATAAAATCTCAGGAAGAAGATTTCGATTACATTATATTTTTTGAGGATTCCTCAATAGATAATTACCGGTACTATATTAAATTTCATAGAAATCACGCCACATACCACAGGTTCTTATCCGAAGATGCAGCGGATATGGGCATATAA
- the spoIIIAA gene encoding stage III sporulation protein AA, with translation MERKDELINIFSRSIREILNRVTINFDEVQEIRLRVGAPLLMIYRNEEYYVTLRGSLNKEGKDAYIVSKNELKETMEYMSNYSLYAFEEEMKQGFITIQGGHRIGIAGKTILDESGIKTMKYISFVNVRLSHQVKGCASEVLPYLYEEGREIYHTLIISPPRCGKTTLLRDLIRQVSNGSEEHAGLTVGVVDERSEIGACYQGIPQNELGIRTDILDCCPKARGMMMLIRTMSPRVIAVDEIGSREDLEAMEYVMNCGCKLIATVHGNSIDDLKQKPILRKLVEERIFERYVVLNNLGRIGNIDQIYDSRGTQLYKAQVHQMGIRWDRQECIAYG, from the coding sequence GTGGAGAGGAAAGACGAGCTTATCAATATATTTTCCAGGAGCATAAGAGAAATTTTAAACCGGGTAACAATTAACTTTGACGAGGTTCAGGAAATCAGGCTCCGGGTAGGAGCTCCTCTTTTAATGATATACCGGAATGAGGAGTATTATGTGACTCTTAGGGGTTCTCTGAATAAGGAAGGAAAGGATGCCTATATCGTCTCGAAAAATGAGCTTAAGGAAACCATGGAGTACATGAGTAACTATTCTCTTTATGCTTTTGAAGAAGAGATGAAGCAGGGGTTTATTACCATTCAGGGAGGACACCGGATCGGAATCGCAGGAAAGACCATTTTAGACGAATCTGGAATTAAGACCATGAAATACATATCTTTTGTCAACGTCCGGCTGTCCCATCAGGTGAAGGGCTGCGCCTCTGAGGTTTTGCCCTATCTTTATGAGGAAGGGAGAGAAATCTATCACACTCTGATCATTTCCCCTCCCAGGTGCGGAAAGACCACTTTGCTGAGAGATTTGATCCGTCAGGTTTCCAACGGTTCTGAGGAGCATGCAGGCCTTACCGTGGGTGTGGTTGATGAGCGTTCTGAAATTGGGGCCTGTTATCAGGGGATCCCTCAGAATGAACTTGGAATCCGTACCGATATTTTGGACTGCTGTCCCAAGGCAAGAGGAATGATGATGCTGATACGAACCATGTCCCCAAGAGTGATCGCCGTGGACGAGATCGGGAGCAGGGAGGATCTGGAAGCAATGGAATACGTAATGAACTGCGGCTGCAAGCTGATTGCCACGGTTCACGGAAACTCTATAGATGATTTAAAGCAGAAGCCGATTCTAAGAAAGTTGGTGGAGGAGCGGATCTTTGAGAGGTATGTGGTCTTAAACAACTTAGGAAGGATCGGAAACATCGACCAGATCTATGATTCCAGGGGAACGCAGCTCTACAAGGCGCAGGTACATCAGATGGGAATACGGTGGGACAGGCAGGAGTGCATAGCTTATGGATAA
- the ahpC gene encoding alkyl hydroperoxide reductase subunit C, which produces MSLIGTEVKPFKAQAYHNGKFVEVTEEDFKGKWSIICFYPADFTFVCPTELEDLQNNYETFKNLGAEVYSVSTDTHYTHKAWHDNSEAIRKLTYVMIGDPSHTISRNFDVLIEADGLADRGTFIVDPDGIIQSVEINAGNIGRDANILIDKIKAAQYVRKNPGEVCPAKWKEGGATLKPSLDLVGKI; this is translated from the coding sequence ATGTCATTAATCGGAACCGAAGTAAAACCATTCAAGGCGCAGGCTTATCACAACGGAAAATTTGTAGAGGTCACAGAGGAAGATTTTAAGGGCAAGTGGAGCATCATCTGCTTTTATCCTGCGGATTTCACGTTTGTTTGCCCGACAGAACTGGAAGATCTGCAGAACAATTATGAGACATTTAAGAATCTGGGAGCGGAAGTTTATTCCGTATCTACGGATACTCACTATACCCACAAGGCTTGGCATGACAATTCAGAGGCTATACGTAAGCTGACCTATGTTATGATTGGAGACCCCTCTCATACAATTTCCCGCAATTTTGATGTACTGATCGAAGCAGATGGACTTGCGGACCGCGGTACCTTTATTGTTGACCCGGACGGCATCATTCAGTCGGTAGAGATCAATGCCGGAAACATTGGCCGTGATGCAAACATTCTTATTGATAAGATCAAGGCTGCCCAGTACGTAAGAAAGAATCCTGGTGAAGTTTGCCCGGCAAAATGGAAAGAGGGCGGAGCCACACTGAAACCAAGCCTTGACCTAGTAGGAAAAATTTAA
- a CDS encoding C40 family peptidase → MQRKRWIATLFTGLVFMAANSFTAKADMAANAVIPIVAPPPFEQQIGPGVGGGKDFSQSAPEVYTGTGEQVVAFAKQFLGNPYVYGGTSLTSGADCSGFVLSVYNQFGISLPRTSEAQGEAGFDVGGIENARPGDIVYYIGHTGIYIGQNQLIHASGPKDGIKISSVDFMTIVSVRRILGN, encoded by the coding sequence ATGCAGAGAAAAAGGTGGATCGCAACCCTGTTTACAGGTCTGGTATTTATGGCCGCTAATAGTTTTACTGCCAAAGCAGATATGGCCGCCAATGCGGTAATTCCCATTGTGGCTCCGCCGCCCTTTGAGCAGCAGATTGGCCCTGGAGTAGGCGGGGGGAAAGACTTTTCCCAGTCAGCGCCGGAAGTTTACACAGGTACAGGAGAACAGGTTGTGGCTTTTGCAAAACAGTTTCTTGGAAACCCCTATGTATATGGCGGGACAAGCCTTACATCAGGTGCCGACTGTTCCGGATTTGTGCTAAGCGTTTATAATCAATTTGGCATAAGCCTCCCAAGGACCTCTGAAGCCCAGGGAGAAGCTGGATTTGATGTGGGCGGAATCGAAAATGCCCGGCCGGGAGATATTGTATATTACATAGGACATACCGGTATTTACATAGGGCAGAATCAGTTGATCCATGCAAGCGGCCCAAAGGATGGGATTAAAATATCCTCTGTGGATTTTATGACAATTGTTTCAGTCAGAAGAATATTAGGGAATTAA
- a CDS encoding stage III sporulation protein AE encodes MKRTAFFLLCLISLMLLFFCKDSLGAETSSGKEASIPAENLDLDQYDLTDIQNFLDRSKENQGLNLSFKKLMKDLMDGKLNEVMGQVGKALKDLLVGEVRNSGHMMGQIMVLGIIGAVFSNFSSVFTGSQISETGFFVTYLLLFTYLAASFFTSVTITGNVVGQILDFTKVLMPAYFLAAAFAGSSASAAASYEFTLLVIVAAQWLLGQVLLALIRVYALLVMAGHIAKEEMLSKLTELLEQVVSWSLKTLVGVVLGFHLIQSMVLPYVDSMKTGAIQKLIGAIPGIGQGVNSVAQMVLGSGVLIKNTIGAAGIIVLLILSVIPLIKLAVLMVLYQCVAALLQPVCDKRIVSCISEMAKGHKMLLSVAASAVILFVVTIALVCASTNVTYYTG; translated from the coding sequence ATGAAAAGAACCGCCTTTTTCCTGCTGTGCCTTATTAGTTTAATGCTGCTGTTTTTTTGTAAGGACAGCCTGGGAGCGGAAACATCATCAGGTAAGGAAGCATCCATCCCGGCGGAAAATTTAGACCTGGATCAGTATGATTTAACGGATATCCAGAATTTTCTGGATCGGTCGAAGGAGAACCAGGGCTTGAATCTATCTTTTAAAAAACTTATGAAAGATCTGATGGATGGAAAATTAAACGAGGTCATGGGACAAGTCGGAAAAGCGTTAAAAGATCTATTGGTGGGGGAGGTAAGAAACAGCGGGCATATGATGGGACAAATCATGGTGCTGGGGATCATTGGGGCGGTGTTTTCCAACTTTTCCAGTGTATTTACCGGAAGTCAGATTTCAGAAACCGGGTTTTTTGTCACCTATTTGCTTCTGTTTACCTATCTGGCGGCCAGCTTTTTTACAAGCGTGACCATTACGGGAAATGTGGTGGGGCAGATTCTGGATTTTACCAAGGTATTGATGCCTGCCTATTTCCTGGCGGCGGCATTTGCGGGAAGCAGTGCATCGGCGGCGGCTTCCTATGAGTTCACACTGCTTGTCATTGTTGCCGCCCAGTGGCTTTTGGGACAGGTACTTTTAGCACTCATAAGAGTCTATGCTCTTTTGGTCATGGCAGGCCACATTGCAAAGGAAGAAATGCTTTCAAAGCTTACGGAACTGTTGGAACAGGTGGTTTCCTGGAGCTTAAAGACCCTGGTGGGAGTTGTGCTTGGGTTTCATCTCATACAGTCCATGGTTCTGCCCTATGTGGATTCCATGAAAACGGGAGCCATTCAGAAGCTGATCGGAGCCATTCCGGGAATCGGCCAGGGCGTCAACTCGGTTGCCCAAATGGTTTTAGGCTCCGGGGTACTTATAAAAAATACCATTGGTGCAGCCGGCATTATCGTACTTCTTATCCTTTCCGTGATTCCCCTGATTAAACTGGCAGTGCTGATGGTTTTATACCAGTGTGTTGCAGCCCTTTTGCAGCCGGTCTGTGATAAAAGGATTGTTTCCTGTATTTCAGAAATGGCCAAAGGCCACAAAATGCTGCTGTCTGTAGCGGCTTCTGCAGTGATCCTCTTTGTTGTTACTATAGCGCTTGTATGCGCTTCTACCAATGTGACCTATTATACCGGGTGA
- a CDS encoding stage III sporulation protein AB, with product MDNTWLRIIGALLVIISCSGLGFFMAAQWNEHLRTVEKLRKMIFLLKGEIVYANSPLTEAFERTGRKAGGEIGVLFESVSERLSGQQGETFYTIWQEEIDKLPREVCLSKEDKQNLKGLGEHLGYLDMDMQERNILLYLEQLDLTIGYLRKHKQEKSRLYTSLGIMGGLFLTIVMY from the coding sequence ATGGATAATACATGGCTGCGGATAATAGGAGCTCTACTGGTCATTATATCATGCTCAGGCCTTGGATTTTTTATGGCGGCCCAATGGAACGAGCATTTAAGAACTGTAGAAAAGCTTAGAAAAATGATTTTTTTATTGAAAGGCGAGATTGTTTATGCCAATTCTCCGCTGACTGAGGCCTTTGAACGGACCGGCAGAAAGGCTGGGGGAGAGATCGGTGTTTTGTTTGAGAGCGTGTCGGAAAGACTTTCCGGACAACAGGGAGAGACCTTTTATACCATTTGGCAGGAGGAGATTGACAAGCTTCCCAGGGAGGTCTGCTTGTCCAAAGAGGACAAACAGAATTTAAAAGGTCTGGGGGAGCATCTGGGTTACCTGGACATGGACATGCAGGAGCGGAATATCCTTTTATATCTGGAACAGCTGGACTTAACAATCGGTTATCTGAGAAAACATAAGCAGGAAAAAAGCCGCCTTTATACCAGCCTGGGTATCATGGGCGGTTTATTCCTAACAATCGTAATGTATTAA
- the ahpF gene encoding alkyl hydroperoxide reductase subunit F, which yields MMLDAEIKKQLAEYLQLLENDVLIKISTGSDSISNDMMVLMEELTALSPRIKTEQVKLPRTPSFTISRMEEDFGVTFAGIPLGHEFTSLVLALLQVSGRAPKVDGKLIDLVKSIKGEYHFETYISLSCHNCPEVVQALNLMSILNPGITHTMIDGAAFKEEAESKNIMAVPTVLLNGEFFGSGRMTLEEILGKLGSGPDMSEFEKKEPYDILVIGGGPAGASAAIYAARKGIRTGIVAERFGGQVRETLGIENLISVGYTEGPRLAEILEQHVSNYDVDIMSAQRARRLERKELIEVELENGAVLKSKAVILSTGARWRNVGIPGEEEFKNKGVAYCPHCDGPLYKGKQVAVIGGGNSGIEAAIDLAGIASHVTVFEFMPELKADAILQKRLYSLSNVTVLKNVQTKEITGTDKVNGITYMERETGAVHHMDLQGVFVQIGLIANTDWLGDTIERNRIGEIIVDNHNATSLPGVFAAGDCTDSVYKQIVISMGSGASAALSAFDYLIRN from the coding sequence ATGATGCTGGATGCTGAAATAAAGAAACAACTGGCTGAGTATCTCCAGCTTCTGGAAAACGATGTGCTGATTAAAATCAGCACAGGATCTGACAGTATATCAAACGACATGATGGTCCTGATGGAGGAGCTGACCGCACTGTCACCGAGAATAAAGACAGAACAGGTAAAACTGCCCAGAACACCCAGCTTTACCATTAGCCGAATGGAAGAAGACTTTGGGGTCACTTTTGCAGGCATCCCTTTGGGCCATGAATTTACTTCTCTTGTACTGGCTCTTTTACAGGTAAGCGGAAGAGCCCCCAAGGTTGACGGTAAACTAATTGACCTTGTGAAGAGTATCAAGGGCGAATACCATTTTGAAACCTACATCAGCTTAAGCTGTCATAATTGCCCGGAGGTGGTGCAGGCCCTTAACCTTATGAGCATTTTAAATCCTGGCATTACCCATACGATGATTGACGGTGCCGCCTTTAAAGAAGAGGCGGAGAGCAAAAATATTATGGCTGTGCCAACGGTTTTACTAAATGGTGAATTTTTTGGCAGCGGGCGCATGACACTGGAAGAGATTCTTGGAAAATTAGGCAGCGGGCCTGATATGTCAGAGTTTGAGAAGAAAGAGCCGTATGATATACTTGTAATCGGAGGCGGTCCCGCGGGAGCCAGTGCAGCCATTTACGCGGCGCGCAAAGGCATACGCACAGGGATTGTTGCGGAACGCTTCGGCGGTCAGGTAAGAGAGACGCTGGGAATTGAGAATCTGATCAGCGTCGGATATACCGAAGGTCCCAGATTAGCAGAAATTCTGGAGCAGCATGTTAGTAATTATGATGTGGATATTATGAGTGCACAGCGCGCCAGGCGCCTGGAAAGAAAAGAACTCATTGAGGTGGAACTGGAAAACGGCGCTGTCTTAAAAAGCAAGGCAGTAATCCTTTCCACAGGAGCCCGATGGAGAAATGTCGGGATACCGGGTGAGGAGGAATTTAAGAACAAGGGGGTTGCTTATTGTCCCCATTGTGACGGACCTCTTTATAAAGGAAAGCAGGTGGCAGTAATTGGAGGCGGTAATTCCGGCATAGAAGCCGCTATTGACCTTGCGGGAATTGCCAGTCATGTAACGGTGTTTGAATTTATGCCTGAGCTGAAAGCAGATGCCATACTACAGAAGCGCCTTTACAGTCTGTCTAATGTGACAGTCTTAAAGAATGTACAAACGAAAGAAATTACCGGCACTGATAAGGTAAACGGCATCACCTATATGGAACGTGAAACCGGAGCAGTCCATCATATGGATTTGCAAGGAGTATTTGTTCAGATCGGTCTTATAGCCAATACAGACTGGCTGGGGGATACTATTGAACGCAACCGCATTGGTGAGATTATTGTTGATAACCACAATGCAACCAGTTTACCAGGAGTTTTTGCAGCAGGAGACTGCACGGACAGCGTTTATAAGCAGATAGTGATCTCAATGGGATCCGGAGCTAGCGCAGCTTTAAGTGCTTTTGATTATTTAATTCGAAATTGA